In Aureibaculum algae, the following are encoded in one genomic region:
- the thiL gene encoding thiamine-phosphate kinase, whose translation MLEDKNEQRTSLAELGEFGLIKHLTDQVKLTHKSSIKGVGDDAAVLEFKNKQILVTTDLLIEGVHFDLSYMPLKHLGYKAVMVNLSDVYAMNGKATQITVSLAVSNRFPLEAIEELYAGIHLACKTYNVDLIGGDTSSSTKGLLLSITAIGEANKEDIVYRNGAKPNDLIVVTGDLGAAYLGLQVLEREKQVFQANPNAQPELDNYTYLVERQLKPEARKDIPNLLKELDVKPTSMIDISDGLSSEIIHICSQSEVGCNLFEDKFPLDPQVISTCEEFKLDSTTVALSGGEDYELLFTVDTADYPKIKANPHLTVIGHITEKDEGMNLITRGNQKIELTAQGWNAMLK comes from the coding sequence ATGTTAGAAGATAAAAACGAACAAAGAACCTCTTTAGCTGAATTAGGGGAGTTTGGATTAATAAAGCACTTAACAGATCAGGTTAAGTTAACTCATAAATCTTCTATAAAAGGAGTTGGTGATGATGCTGCTGTATTGGAGTTTAAGAACAAACAGATTTTGGTAACTACTGATTTGTTGATAGAAGGTGTTCATTTCGATTTGTCTTATATGCCCTTAAAACATTTAGGTTATAAGGCTGTTATGGTTAATTTATCTGATGTCTATGCCATGAATGGCAAGGCAACTCAAATTACGGTGTCATTGGCAGTTTCTAATCGTTTTCCGTTAGAAGCAATTGAAGAATTGTATGCTGGTATTCACTTGGCTTGTAAAACATATAATGTCGATTTAATTGGTGGTGACACTTCTTCTTCTACAAAAGGCTTGTTACTTAGTATTACAGCAATTGGAGAGGCTAATAAAGAAGATATAGTCTATAGAAATGGAGCAAAACCTAACGATTTAATAGTTGTAACCGGAGATTTAGGTGCTGCTTATTTAGGGTTACAAGTTTTAGAGCGTGAAAAGCAAGTTTTTCAAGCCAATCCAAATGCCCAACCTGAATTAGATAATTATACCTATTTGGTAGAGCGTCAATTAAAGCCAGAAGCTAGAAAAGACATCCCAAATTTGCTAAAAGAGCTAGATGTAAAACCTACGTCTATGATTGATATTAGCGATGGTTTGTCATCAGAAATTATTCATATCTGTAGCCAAAGTGAAGTGGGTTGTAACTTGTTTGAAGATAAATTTCCTTTAGACCCACAGGTAATTTCAACTTGTGAAGAATTTAAATTAGACAGTACCACAGTGGCTTTAAGTGGAGGTGAAGATTATGAATTACTTTTTACAGTTGACACGGCAGATTATCCTAAAATAAAGGCAAATCCGCATTTAACGGTCATAGGCCATATTACTGAAAAAGATGAAGGCATGAATTTGATAACACGAGGCAATCAAAAAATAGAATTGACAGCTCAAGGTTGGAATGCCATGTTGAAATAA
- a CDS encoding DUF4377 domain-containing protein, with protein sequence MKFISFSMILFIACLISVASCTSDDDVEIVTLKVNHYKQSGNALMPNQFLLVQEEAAIDGDDWYFFYSGIEGFDYELGYVYTLKVEKEIIGNPMADGGSINYKLIEEIGKEKVASEISFEILLSRTYDDSFFEPFFTKTDHSTFKLLDGTQIDCANLCDELTEKLAVKEAITGVFQHSENNSLELTALK encoded by the coding sequence ATGAAGTTTATAAGCTTTTCCATGATTCTTTTTATTGCATGTTTAATTTCAGTAGCATCTTGTACAAGTGATGATGATGTGGAAATTGTAACCCTAAAAGTGAATCACTATAAACAATCTGGTAACGCGTTAATGCCTAATCAATTTTTATTGGTGCAAGAAGAAGCAGCTATTGATGGTGACGATTGGTATTTTTTTTATAGTGGAATAGAAGGTTTTGACTATGAATTGGGTTATGTATACACGTTAAAGGTAGAAAAGGAAATTATTGGAAATCCAATGGCAGACGGTGGTTCAATAAACTATAAACTTATTGAAGAGATAGGTAAAGAAAAGGTAGCTTCTGAAATTTCTTTCGAAATTCTTTTGTCAAGAACTTATGACGATAGTTTTTTTGAACCTTTTTTTACAAAGACCGACCATTCAACTTTTAAGTTATTAGATGGAACTCAAATAGATTGTGCTAATTTATGTGATGAGCTCACTGAAAAGTTAGCTGTAAAAGAAGCTATTACAGGTGTGTTTCAGCATTCGGAAAATAACAGTTTAGAATTAACAGCACTAAAATAA